Within the Enterobacter bugandensis genome, the region TGTCGTAGCCACAGCGGTTGCCGGCATGTCTGCATTTGCTCACGCTGCCGAAACCCCGAAAAAAGAAGATACTATTACCGTTACCGCTGCACCTGCTGCACAGGAGAGTGCCTGGGGACCTGCTGCGACTATCGCCGCTCGCCAATCTGCGACCGGTACCAAAACAGACACCCCAATTCAAAAGGTTCCACAGTCTATTTCTGTGGTAACGGCCGAAGAGATGGCGCTGCATCAGCCACGTTCCGTTAAAGAAGCTCTGAGCTATACCCCGGGCGTTGCAGTAGGCACCCGTGGTGCTTCCAATACTTACGACTACCTGGTTATTCGCGGTTTCGCGGCCGATGGCCAGAGCCAAAACAACTACCTCGACGGCATGAAAATGCAGGGGAACTTCTACAACGACGCGGTAATTGACCCGTACATGCTGGAGCGCGCCGAAATCATGCGCGGTCCGGTTTCCGTTCTGTACGGTAAAAGCAGCCCAGGCGGCCTGCTGAATATGGTAAGTAAGCGCCCAACAACCGAGCCGCTGAAAGAGATCCAGTTTAAAGTGGGTACCGACAGCCTGTTCCAGACAGGCTTTGACTTCAGCGATGCGATCGACGATGACGGTGTCTATTCATACCGCCTGACGGGCGTTGCGCGCTCGAACAATTCGCAGCAGGAAGATAAGGGCGAGCAGCGTTATGCCATCGCGCCATCCTTCTCCTGGCGTCCGGATGACAAAACCACCTTCACGTTCCTCTCCTACTTCCAGAACGAGCCTGAAACGGGCTACTACGGCTGGCTGCCAAAAGAGGGGACGGTTGACCCGCTGCCAAACGGCGATCGTCTGCCGACTAACTTCAATGAAGGCGCGAAGAACAACACCTATTCCCGTAACCAGAAAATGGTGGGATACAGCTTCGACCACGAATTCAACGATACTTTCACCGTGCGTCAGAATCTGCGCTTTGCCGAGAACAAAACCTCGCAAAACAGCGTTTACGGCTACGGCATGTGTTCCGATCCGCTCTATTCGAGTAATCCGGCATCCAGCCCTTGCGCGAGCATTCCTCAGTCACAATGGGGGCATACGCTGACTCGCCAGTATGTGATCGATGACGAGAAGCTGCAAAACTTCACCGTTGATACGCAGCTTCAGAGCAAGTTCGCGACGGGGGCTCTCGACCATACTCTGTTGACAGGCGTTGATTTCATGCGCATGCGTAATGACATTAACTCCTGGTTCGGCTATGCCGGCTCCGTTGCGCCATCCGATATTTACGATCTCGATCGTGGCGATTTCGATTTCGGTTCACACCCTGGACCATCTGGTGCTTACCAGGTGCTGAACAAGCAGAAGCAGACCGGCGTTTACGCTCAGGATCAGATCGAATGGGATAAAGTGCTGGTGACACTGGGCGGCCGTTACGATTGGGCCGATCAGGAGTCCTACAACCGCGTATTAAATACCACCGCCAAGCGTGATGATACTCAGTTCACCTGGCGTGGCGGCGTTAACTACCTGTTCGACAACGGGGTAACTCCTTATTTCAGCTACAGCGAATCCTTTGAACCGGCTTCCCTGACCGACGCTCAAGGTAAACCATTCTCACCGTCTAAAGGCAAACAGTACGAAGCGGGCGTGAAATACGTGCCTAACGATCGTCCGATCGTGATCACCGGTGCAGTGTATCAGCTGACCAAAACCAACAACCTGATGGCTGACCCAACTGGCTCACCCTTCTCCGTTGAAGGCGGCGAGATCCGCGCCCGTGGCGTAGAGCTGGAAGCGAAAGCGGCGCTCTCTGCCAGCGTGAACGTTGTCGGTTCTTATACCTATACCGATGCGGAATACACCACCGACACCAACTACAAAGGCAACACGCCGGCGCAGGTGCCAAAACATATGGCATCCCTGTGGGGTGATTACACGATGTTTGACGGCCCACTGTCTGGCCTGACGCTGGGTACCGGTGTGCGTTATACCGGCTCCAGCAAAGGTGACCCGGCGAATAGCTTCACTGTTGGAAGCTATACACTGGTTGATGCACTGGTCAGATACGATCTGGCGCGTGTAGGCATGGCCGGATCAAACGTCGCGCTTCACGTGAACAACCTGTTCGATCGTGAGTACGTTGCCAGCTGCTTCAACACCTACGGTTGCTTCTGGGGTGCTGAACGCCAGGTTGTCGCCACCGCGACCTTCCGCTTCTAACCTCTTTATGGGCACGGTTCGCCGTGCCCTTTTTATTTAAGTTGGCTGACATGCAGGATAATAAAACGCAATCCGACACCACCTTTACGCTCAATAATCTCTCCTTTCGCGTACCCGGGCGCACCCTGCTGCATCCGCTCTCTCTGACGTTTCCTGCCGGTAAAGTGACGGGCCTGATTGGCCACAACGGTTCCGGTAAATCCACGCTGCTCAAGATGCTGGGACGCCACCAGCCACCTTCTGAAGGGGATATTCTGCTGGACGATCGGCCGCTGGAGGGCTGGAGCAGTAAAGCCTTTGCCCGCAAGGTGGCCTACTTGCCGCAGCAGCTGCCGCAGGCGGAAGGGATGACGGTGCGTGAGCTGGTAGCGATTGGCCGCTATCCGTGGCACGGGGCGCTTGGCCGCTTCGGCGTCGCCGACCGGGAGAAAGTAGAAGAGGCGATTGCGCTGGTAGGGCTAAAACCGCTGGCGCATCGCCTGGTGGATAGTCTGTCCGGCGGTGAACGTCAGCGGGCGTGGATTGCGATGCTGGTGGCGCAGGACAGCCGCTGCCTGCTGCTGGATGAACCGACCTCTGCGCTGGATATCGCCCATCAGGTCGACGTGCTGGCGCTGGTGCATCGCTTAAGCCAGCAGCGCGGCCTGACGGTGATCGCTGTCCTGCACGATATCAACATGGCGGCGCGCTACTGTGACTACCTCGTCGCGCTGCGCGGCGGTGAAATGATCGCTCAGGGCACGCCGTCTGAGCTGATGCGCAGCGAAACGCTGGAACATATTTACGGTATTCCGATGGGTATTTTGCCTCACCCGGCCGGGGCTGCTCCCGTGAGCTTTGTCTACTGATGCTGGATTCAACATACATAAGCCGCCGTCGCCTGCTGACGGTCATGGCGCTCTCGCCGCTGCTGTTGAAGATGGCCCCGGCCCGCGCCGCCGCTATCGATCCGCACCGCATCGTGGCGCTGGAGTGGTTACCCGTCGAGCTGATGATGGCCCTGGGTATCACGCCCTACGGCGTGGCCGACATTCCCAACTACACCCTGTGGGTGAATGAGCCAAAACTGCCGGACTCGGTCATCGACATCGGTCTGCGCACGGAGCCAAACCTTGAGCTTCTCACGCAGATGAAACCGTCTTATTTATTCTGGTCTGCGGGGTATGGCCCGTCGGAAGAGATCATGGCGAAGATTGCGCCGGGACGAGGCTTTTCCTTTAGCGACGGTAAAAAGCCGCTGACCATGGCAAAAAATTCCATCCATGAGATGGCCCAGTTCCTCAACCGGGAAGCGGAAGCAAAACAGCATCTCGATGAGTTTGACGCGCTGATTGAGTCTCTTAAGCCGCGCTTTGCCCGCCGTGGCGATCGGCCTTTGCTGATGGTGACGCTGCTGGATGCCCGCCATATGCTGGTCTTTGGAAAGAACTGCCTGTTCCAGGAAGTGCTCGACAACTTCGGCATTCGCAACGCCTGGGAAGGCGAGATGACTTTCTGGGGAAGCACCGCCGTGGGCATCGACCGCCTGGCGGCGTTTCGCGACGTCGACGTGCTGTGCTTTGACCACGGCAACGAGCGTGAAATGCAAACCCTGATGGCGACCCCGCTCTGGCAGGCGATGCCGTTCGTGCGCGAGCAGCGCTTCCTGCGCGCCCCTGCGGTATGGTTTTACGGCGCGACGCTGTCGGCAATGCACTTTGCCCGCGTGCTGGACAACGTGATGGGGGGCAAAGCATGAGTACGCGTATTGCCCGTTTCCCGGCGCTGCTGCTGGGGCTGATTTTTCTGGCGGCGCTGGCGCTAACCGGGTTCAACCTCTCCACGGCACTGCCGCGCGAGCAGTGGGCGGCCGCGTTTGCCGCTCCGGATATCGACAATATTCAGCAGATGTTGTTCCACTACAGCCTGCTGCCGCGTCTTAGCATCTCCCTGCTGGTCGGGGCGGGGCTGGGGCTGGTGGGCGTGCTGTTCCAGCAGGTGCTGCGTAACCCGCTGGCAGAGCCAACCACGTTGGGCGTGGCGACGGGGGCACAGCTGGGGATCACCATCACCACCCTCTGGACCCTGCCGGGGGCATTAACCTCGCAGTTTGCCGCGCTGGCAGGAGCCTGCGTCGTGGGCGCGCTGGTCTTTGGCGTGGCCTGGGGAAAACGTCTCTCGCCGGTCACGCTGATCCTCGCCGGGCTGGTCGTCAGCCTCTACTGCGGCGCGATCAACCAGCTTCTGGTGCTGTTTCACCACGACCAGCTGCAAAGCATGTTTATGTGGAGCACCGGCACGCTCACCCAGACCGACTGGAGTATCGTCCAGCGCCTGTGGCCACAATTGTTTGGCGGCGTGGTGCTCACGCTGCTGCTGCTGCGCCCGCTGACGCTGATGGGGCTGGATGATGGCGTGGCGCGCAACCTGGGGCTGGCGCTGTCGCTGGCTCGTCTGGCGGCGCTCACGCTGGCGATTGTGTTAAGCGCTCTGCTGGTTAACGCGGTTGGCATCATCGGGTTTATCGGCCTCTTTGCGCCGCTGCTGGCGAAAATGCTCGGGGCGCGTCGCCTTCTGGCACGTCTGCTGCTGGCGCCGCTGATCGGGGCGCTGATCCTCTGGCTTTCCGATCAGATCATTCTCTGGCTGGCGCGCGTCTGGATGGAAGTGTCTACCGGGTCGGCAACGGCGCTTATTGGGGCGCCGCTGCTGCTGTGGCTGCTCCCGCGCCTGCGCAGCATCAGCGC harbors:
- the fhuA gene encoding ferrichrome porin FhuA encodes the protein MALSNTAQPINTSLRKVAVVVATAVAGMSAFAHAAETPKKEDTITVTAAPAAQESAWGPAATIAARQSATGTKTDTPIQKVPQSISVVTAEEMALHQPRSVKEALSYTPGVAVGTRGASNTYDYLVIRGFAADGQSQNNYLDGMKMQGNFYNDAVIDPYMLERAEIMRGPVSVLYGKSSPGGLLNMVSKRPTTEPLKEIQFKVGTDSLFQTGFDFSDAIDDDGVYSYRLTGVARSNNSQQEDKGEQRYAIAPSFSWRPDDKTTFTFLSYFQNEPETGYYGWLPKEGTVDPLPNGDRLPTNFNEGAKNNTYSRNQKMVGYSFDHEFNDTFTVRQNLRFAENKTSQNSVYGYGMCSDPLYSSNPASSPCASIPQSQWGHTLTRQYVIDDEKLQNFTVDTQLQSKFATGALDHTLLTGVDFMRMRNDINSWFGYAGSVAPSDIYDLDRGDFDFGSHPGPSGAYQVLNKQKQTGVYAQDQIEWDKVLVTLGGRYDWADQESYNRVLNTTAKRDDTQFTWRGGVNYLFDNGVTPYFSYSESFEPASLTDAQGKPFSPSKGKQYEAGVKYVPNDRPIVITGAVYQLTKTNNLMADPTGSPFSVEGGEIRARGVELEAKAALSASVNVVGSYTYTDAEYTTDTNYKGNTPAQVPKHMASLWGDYTMFDGPLSGLTLGTGVRYTGSSKGDPANSFTVGSYTLVDALVRYDLARVGMAGSNVALHVNNLFDREYVASCFNTYGCFWGAERQVVATATFRF
- the fhuC gene encoding Fe3+-hydroxamate ABC transporter ATP-binding protein FhuC translates to MQDNKTQSDTTFTLNNLSFRVPGRTLLHPLSLTFPAGKVTGLIGHNGSGKSTLLKMLGRHQPPSEGDILLDDRPLEGWSSKAFARKVAYLPQQLPQAEGMTVRELVAIGRYPWHGALGRFGVADREKVEEAIALVGLKPLAHRLVDSLSGGERQRAWIAMLVAQDSRCLLLDEPTSALDIAHQVDVLALVHRLSQQRGLTVIAVLHDINMAARYCDYLVALRGGEMIAQGTPSELMRSETLEHIYGIPMGILPHPAGAAPVSFVY
- the fhuD gene encoding Fe(3+)-hydroxamate ABC transporter substrate-binding protein FhuD; protein product: MLDSTYISRRRLLTVMALSPLLLKMAPARAAAIDPHRIVALEWLPVELMMALGITPYGVADIPNYTLWVNEPKLPDSVIDIGLRTEPNLELLTQMKPSYLFWSAGYGPSEEIMAKIAPGRGFSFSDGKKPLTMAKNSIHEMAQFLNREAEAKQHLDEFDALIESLKPRFARRGDRPLLMVTLLDARHMLVFGKNCLFQEVLDNFGIRNAWEGEMTFWGSTAVGIDRLAAFRDVDVLCFDHGNEREMQTLMATPLWQAMPFVREQRFLRAPAVWFYGATLSAMHFARVLDNVMGGKA
- the fhuB gene encoding Fe(3+)-hydroxamate ABC transporter permease FhuB, with the translated sequence MSTRIARFPALLLGLIFLAALALTGFNLSTALPREQWAAAFAAPDIDNIQQMLFHYSLLPRLSISLLVGAGLGLVGVLFQQVLRNPLAEPTTLGVATGAQLGITITTLWTLPGALTSQFAALAGACVVGALVFGVAWGKRLSPVTLILAGLVVSLYCGAINQLLVLFHHDQLQSMFMWSTGTLTQTDWSIVQRLWPQLFGGVVLTLLLLRPLTLMGLDDGVARNLGLALSLARLAALTLAIVLSALLVNAVGIIGFIGLFAPLLAKMLGARRLLARLLLAPLIGALILWLSDQIILWLARVWMEVSTGSATALIGAPLLLWLLPRLRSISAPAMDAGDKVYAERQSVLWFSLAGLAVLLIASFAALAFGRDAAGWHWATGDLLNELLQWRWPRILSALIAGVMLAVAGCIIQRLTGNPMASPEVLGISSGAAFGVVLMLFLVPGNAFGWLMPAGSIGAAATLMIILVASGRGGFSPHRMLLAGMALSTAFTMLLMMLQASGDPRMAKILTWISGSTYNATASQVAWSGSVMIVLLAMVPLCRRWMTILPLGGETARAVGLALTPTRVALLLLAACLTATATMTIGPLSFVGLMAPHIARMMGFRRTMPHIVMSALTGGVILVFADWCGRMVLFPYQIPAGLLSTFIGAPYFIYLLRKQSR